The Nicotiana tomentosiformis chromosome 2, ASM39032v3, whole genome shotgun sequence genome includes the window GATGCAGAGTTGGAACCTGGTTTCTGGTTTACGCCTTTTCCTGCTTCTTGCTACCAAAAGCTCCATAAATCTCTATCAAACGTCATGCACCTACTGTATTTCATGGCCAACAGTATAGAATCCCTCTCACAAACATTACATAGCCGTGATGATGATAGAAAGGATATTCAAGAACACATTAACAGGGACATAGAGATTATCAAGGAAGCTCTAAGCTCTTCAATGAGCTATATCGGGAAAACCATTTCAATCAGACTTTTAAGAGCTTCCCAAGATCAGCCAGAAGAGCAGATCTGTTATGACCTTGAGGAGGGAAAGTCACAATGTGAGTATACAACTTCTTCTATGAGTGATAAGGAACAGAAAACTTTAAGTTATTTTCTTGAACACTCAAAGGAGGTTGCTGATAAGACGACGTCCATTGAAGGCAATGAAGAGCTTACAAGAAAGACGGTTCTTTGTTGGTGTTCCATAGGATTTTGTATGAGATGTTTGATGAGCGAAGTAAAAGATATAGAGGAGGGTATGAAAGAATTGGTGAACTGGGAAGATCCATTAGGCAACCCTTTTCATTAACGAAATTTTGCAATAATATTCCCacattatttatctattttttattttgataaccGAGAAATCCTCGAGACTAGTGACGGTTCAAAACTCGATAGATAATGGGTCCATTCCTCTACCCTTCTCCATAATATTCCAACAACATTAATATTAGTAACAGTAATTTTCTCAACCAAATCACAGCAGATACAAGAAAAAGACCTTAGTTCTGAAATCTTTGAGCCTAAAACTTATATTTTCCTCCCTATTTTCAATCTTCTCAAGCTAAACAAACTGATAAATCTGAACAAAGGAAGTACATCAGCCTAACTCTATATTGACTCAACTTTGAAAGTTATGCAGAAGAAAGCCACTTTTCTATATGTTTCCCCCTTAAATAAAAGACTTCTAGAATTCAAGTTTTCGGAAAGTAGAAGTAGACCCATAATTACTTTTGAACATCCTCaaacgaaaaaagaaaaaagtagaGTTAAACAAACACTTCAGAAATATCTTATGAAAGCAATACAAAGAAGAACTTCGACCCCCTTTACGCAATTGATAAACTTTCATGTACGAAATATTGCATGATTAATCAATAGTCTTAGATAAATTATCTAAGCAACCTGCTTCCAAATACAACTCGATGTTCAGGAGAAAATGTTTTTGGCACATCAAAATTCATTCATCTAATATATAGAATAACTGAAAATTACTATCAGTGAAGGAGTAGATctatgaactttcaattgcctTCATATTTTGGGTCCGCCATCACATAATGGTAAGCAATCACTAGCACAAATATAAAGATACCAAGAAAGTTGGCGAAGAAGCCCAGGTCCTGGTCGTCCATCATCTGTAACAATTCGTGCAAAAATTAACCAATATTTGAGACCTCAACTAGCATAAGATGACTCATATTCCACTTTATGTTCCTGAATACATGGACAATAATACTTTAAACATCAAAAAGaaacgaaaaagaaaaagaaagaatgtATACACACCAGACAACAACACAGTCTACTCATGTCATACTGCATTTCTACTGATGCTTATACCGCACAACAGTAAAAACTGTGTTGCTACGTTTCTTTTCCTTTAGACTGCTGCTTTTGGCCTTAACGGCTTAGCCTTCTAAAGTTCTGAACCACTGCAAGCCTAGCATTCAAATTTATGAGTGCAGTCATGAATTCCAAATGCTACCTATTTAACGACTACGATGCAAGCAGTGACAGGTCTCAAAGTTTTATCTCAATGATAAGTCAACTAACACAAGATGACTCATGTTCCATTTTCTGTTCCTGAAAATACACGGGATAATAATAACTTAAACAccagaaagaaaaaggaaaagaataagCATGCATACAAATGATCTTTATATGACATAACCGTAAAAAAGTGTGTCGTTAAGTTTATTTATCCTTACACTACTCTTTTCGATCTTAGCATTCTAAAGAGTTCTCAGCCACTGCAAGCCTAGCACTCAAATCTGTAAGTGCAACCATGAATGTCAAAATGATACCTATTTAATGATTAAGATGCAAGCAGTGACAGGTCTCAACGTTTTTATCTCAATGACAAGTTCAAATATTTAGATCAGCTGGATTAGGTAAAATATAGATTCACTCAAAACACATTGCAAACTatgtcaaaatataaaatttcATAAAACCAGCGTTATAATGTCTGCAATAATGAAAGTAAACGGTAATATAGTTAACAAGAGAAGTTACATGATAAGAAATATACAAATGTACCAAATATCTGTATCTTGATATGTAGCATCACATATTTGTTTGACAAATATGTTACATAAAAAAAGAGAAAACTTTGACTCACTCAATTTCATGATTGGATGAAACTATGTTACTTATGTGCAGGCGATTCATAGCTCAATATTATAGTATAAGGGCATAATAGAGGAAGTAGCATATAGAATTGAAATAGGTTAGTAAGGATGAATTCTAGAATAGTGCATAGCAATATGAAGAGGCTGAACAAAGTGAAAGGAATGTTTTATACAGTGGTTGTGAACTAAGACTACTAAATGTTATAAGGGATTGAATATTGAGCTCTAAACACCAACATTTCCACGAGATGACAGTCAAAATGGATGTGTGATCTTAAAAAATTGGACAAGTTAAGAAACATCACACTAGATAAAGGCTACAGGAAGTTCACATGATAAGAACTGAGAGAAGGTCGCTTAAGCTTATTTGAACATGTTCTACGTACACCTTCAAATGCACCAGTCAATAGATGCAATCCATTGTGATTATAAGTGCTAAAAGGGAACGAGATACACCTAAAATCACACGACGGGAACTTGTCTCCAAAAGAGTACAATCTTTACGAATCAAAATTGGAGTTGGCTAAGAACACTCCTTCTCGATTTCGGAGTAACCATAAGGCATAAGCTTTTTATAACCCGTTCTAACATAACAGGTCAAACCACAGTAAACAGCAGATCAAGCAATTAATGGAGACAACAGTTTCCTATCAAAATTACGTAAATTTAAATAACACGAACTACTCCTTTGATCATCCACATCATACCAAAAAAAATGACATAGGCAACTAGAGAAAACATAAATAAAAGAACAACAAAACAAAGAAATCAGGTTCACTTATTAGCAAAATTATGGAGCAGATCGCCAAAAAAGAGATAGAATTAAGAAGAAAAGGCCCGAATTTATAATGAAGGAAAGGTGAAATTTTGAGAAACTTACACTGATAAGAAGCACCAAATTTCTTCAGAAGGCAATGGCGAAAATCTCCGATTCTCGTCCTTCGTGCTCCTCTGCTAAGTGGCTTTTACATGTAATGTGCGTGCTGGTAGGGTATAACGGCGTCGTTTTAGGAGTAATTTTCAAATGAGTCGGGAGAAAAAGGGTAGAAAATAAGTATAATGTGGCTGCTGGGATTCGAGCCCAGGTCTCCACGGCCACAACGTGGAATTCTTACCACTAAACTACAGCCACAAGACGTTCATTTCAATTTGAATAATTTTATATGTATCTGTAACAGTAAGAAATAGTCTCCACCCTGTAACCAAAAGTCTCCAATTCAAGCTCTAAGGATGCAAAAGCTCCTGATAGGGAGTGATTTCCATTTTAACTGGTTTCACATAACGCGATTTTGGATTAGTCGAGGCAGTCGATTATACCATAAAATTATACTAAAAAGGAATACAAGGTACCAAATATATAATACATCATAATATATAGAAGAATTAACCCGAATTGCAGCTCACCTaatctcttaaactaaaaatagttgattaatatttaataattaataaatgcaTAATTCATGAATAATAAATGTACAACTATGTATAaataatgtataatctatgtatacttgCTAGAAAAAGTAAAATTATATGTCTTTCCGACACTTGTATAATCTATTTTTCGCTGATTCTCTAAGTTCTATCAATTATATTAGTCATGAAACGTGAATATGATTCTATATCATATTCTTCTTTTGCTTGTTTTTTCCCCATATTTCAGCAAGCCCGTTTACGTTGTTATACTTTTTAAGCATTGCTTAATCTTATGGAAGGTAAGAAGCATGTTAGATGAAAGAAATtcaaaaatttccgaaattccatACCAAATTGTATAGACATGTTCAATGACAAAATTTAGAAAGAGCAGAAAAACAAACGTTGATCAGCAAGTTATTAGTTACTAAATAGCATGCAAAAATTTTCTTGAGAAACACTTGTTCAAGATAAACCACTTCTAAGAAGAAAACTTTCCCTTATCCAACTCTTGATTTACCTTAATATCTAACGAAAATCAACCGAATGTGTACTACTTTGATTTTGGTTTCATTTCGTTTTTAAACTTGTATCCATTTCTTCCTTTTCTAGTGTTCTTTTTGGCTCTAAACCATTTGTGCATTTTCCCTGCTTTTTTGTTTGTTatattttgtgatgacccaaaaggtcatcttatgttttagaactcgattatgcgctcttaagccttaaaaatcttatttttacctttttcgatttgcgtgcgcagtccgggcgtgtttccAAAAAacctttatgttgaaaattgatgaaaataagaatttttgccttaaaagttgattttagttgatttcggtcaatatttttggtaaacaggtccggatccgtattttgacggtcccggtgggcccgtatcgaattatgggacttgggcgtatgcacaaaatcgaattcggaggtccctaactcgagttatgaatttttgataaaaattaaaagtttgaaaattatttgttttaagaatTGGTTAATATTTGGCATTTTTGataccaggtccgtattttggttccggagtccggtataggtccaatataatagtTGTGACTTATCTGTAaaatttagtgagaaacggagttggtttgacgtgattcggacgtccggttgaaaaaatagaaattttaaagtgttcttgagaattttatttgatttggtgctaaattcgtagttttaggtgttattttggcgatttgatcacgcgagcaagttcgtatgatgtttttagacttgtgtgcatgtgttggtttggagccccgaaggctcggtgagtttcggataggctacgggatgttttggacttaaaAAAATCTCGTATTTTGCTACAACAGGTGTTCAggtatgtccttcttcgcgttcgcgaaggctctctcgtgaacgcgaagggtaagCTGGTCGGGCTGGAATTtttttttcgcgaacgcgaagcgatgaggACGTTACCCTCCGCGAAcgtgtagtgttaggcactgaGGGGGTcagtctttccttcatcgcgaacgcgaaaaatgtctcgcgaacgcgaaggcttggcagcctatactcttcgcgaatgcgacagtgttctcgcgaacgcgacagtgttctcgcgaacgcgatgaacactgtcgcccagcattTAAAACATAATCCAACACGGGATTAagccatttttccaacttttcacaaagcaaacgggctagaggcaattttcaagagttattttcttcccaaaagtgttggtaagtgattctaaaccattttctttcaattacctattacatttcatgaatttttaacctaaaatctagagttttcatggtagaattaggggttagggtagaaactagggatttcgaaaatttggggatttagacctcaatttgaggtcggattccaaaatcaattatatattcgggctcgggggtgaaggggtaaatggattttggtccgaacctcgggttttgaccaagcgggcccggggtcatttttttgacttttggagaaatttttgggaaatttaatttatgcaatataattgattcctttagcaatatttgatattattgagtcatttttgaatagatacaagtggtttggtggtgaattctagaggaaaagctgtgattgagactTAAGTGGTCTTCAGAGCAAGGTaggtgttgtgtctaaccctgacttgagggaattaggaaccccagactatttgttatgtgaaattcatgtgagcggcgtatatgtgaggtgacgaatacTTATGCGCCgctaatttacctgttttccctgtttctcatatttttcttgtattgTCTTTTTCCTATGGCTAATTGCGatgtgtttatactagtgttgttaaattgatcgttcttatcatgtttacaaattttctggtgataattgagaaattatttcaaagttgagattgatatttgtggaaccaaatgttgaaataaggcttgtacttgttattctatctccatgttgttatttatgtattgcattatggtaagggggagtgttaatgcacgaagggtgatgccgtgccatattgtgagtgttaatgcacgaagggtgatgtcgttccatattatgagtgttaatgcacgaagggtgatgtcgtgccatgatatgagagttaatgcacgaagggtgatgtcgtgccgtttctattaatttttatggtgaggttgagagtaaaagcacgaagggtgatgtcgtgcatttttcctttactgtattcgttttcctgttgattcataatatactggttgttccagttatcattctgttatagttctttatctcgtatttccccccaGCATATTTTCCCCTCCCGATATCTCCTGTCTAATTCTTTATTACTGTTATTTGTGtatacattgttaaactgtacaagttgatttgtaggtgccttgccttagtctcgtcactacttcgtcgaggttaggctcgacacttaccagtacatagggtcggttgtactgatactgcactttctgtgcagattttgataccgactcgGGTTGATTGAGATTTTAGTTGTTGGGCCCGCtatccgaagactcaaggtagatctgtcggcgttcacagaccttgaagtcctcgtctatcatttctgttttactgtttctttcattcaaacagttgtatttctctcagactattacttgtagtaaattctaaaatgctcgtgaattgtgacttcagatccgggtgatagtaattaaggcagtttttatattattctgcacttattatatttcatcttagctaattattgttattgactgaatggaaataaggatttggtttaatgattctctaacgttggcttgcctagcaagtgaaatgttaggcgccatcacggtcccgacggtgggaattccggatcGTGACACATTTATATGACAAACTCTTCTTATACAGCTTTGCTAGTTCAATAATTGAGTTAATAAACTTTGCAAAGAATAAGATTTGTCTAGGAAATCTTGGGAGTAAATGTTAATGTGATTAACTATTTGTTAAACTTGACAAAATTCCGATAAGATCTTTAAATCCCTTTATtacttatgaaatccgataacaaaCAATCATACCTTATTTATCCTATATTCCTATGTACCAAATGCTCGAGCTTAAGACAGTCTATAATTCTAATAATAAGGTAGAGACGTATAGTGGATCATCAAAGGTGTCGTGGTGTAGTTGGTTATCACGTCAGTCTAACACACTGAAGGTCTCCGGTTCGAGTCCGGGCGACGCCACTCTTTTTCTTCCCTCATCCATTCATTTTTCtaaaattatctttcaaacaaGAAAAAACTCTATAGACAATATGCACGCCTACATTTTGTCAATTACGAAGTCTGAATCAACACCAAACAGCTCAACGTTTTAATTGGATCTTAATAATCGAAACCAGAAGCTTCCTAGATGTTGGCCACGTTTTGCTATCAATTCTCCCTTTTGAAGTATTTGAGTGAGTTCTTCATTTAATTTTGTGAAATATGCAATATATTCTCACTTCGACttgtttttttcttcaaaaaaagTACCACGCTGATGCCTTCTCTACATATGTAGAAGTGAATAATTGGAGAATCAAACTCTTAATTCCTGATTCTAGTCAATAAATAGGGGTCCCTTTTCTTCTCCATTTTTAATGTCACACTACTAAAGAAAAGGCTCGAGAAGATTTAAGTGGCAAATGGAAAATGAGGGGGTACCAAAAGTCACAGGCACAAACTCCTTTGATTTCAAATAAGGACTAGAACAATTTACTTGCTTTACTTTCTGGTTCAACACAAAGAAATAGTATGCTATTAAAGACAATCTCCAATTGACAGAACCAGAATGCAGAAATAATAATACAACTATGGTCATTACAAATCCAAAAGTAACTAAAAAAAttaacctcaaaaacaatcatcTTCGTGACAGTCTCTTATGTTTCCTGCATTTCCTATTTTCTTTTACATGACAGGCAATTAACAAACCCCTTTTATAATGACATACATATACTATTTTCTTCACAAACCCTTCCAACAGTTAATCTGGATGACATCTATTTGGAAGGGAAAAGAATTACTAGAAGTGACATCTGCTACTCTTAGAGGAAACCTCCATCGGTCCATTTGGACTCTGATTTTCCACCATGACCAACATGTTTATTATTGGATGCACTTTGGAAATTATCATATCCATCATCCTTACCATCGTCCCAACCAGCCCAGCCATCGTCATTACTGGATGTCGCCCCTTTGGTAGAAGTTTGTTTCCTGTTGTCTTTACTATCCCAATCATCCCAGGACCCAGAGCTGACAGAACTGGAATGCCTACCAGATGATTGCGCTCCTCCAGAAGAATTCCATCCTTTAGACTCCTTACTGAATTCCTGATAATAGCCGTTTTGTCCATTTTCGTTTCGTTGCCAGCTATTGTCCTTCCCGTTCGGACCCCCCTCGGCATATTCCTCAACCTTCTGTGAAGCTAAAGCCAAGACTCCCTTCATGATACCCCAGCCCTTTTGTCCAATTTCGGTTGTTTTCGTCGCGACAACATTGACTGTTTCATTCACCTTGTTATCATAACCACCCTCTTTCACCTGTAAGAGTAGGATTACACAAGCATTATACTTGACATTCAAATTCCCTGATTACCAGACACTACAATACAGACTATATGACAAAAAAGAACACTGGAAGAACTACACGACTACGCAGTACAAAAGAAAGAGAGTATCGCTCGATTAAAATATAGACAATCAGTAAACAAAACATTGTGCATTTGATAGAAATTCTCATCCCTATGAAGCATTGGGTAATCACTATGGACTCTTAAGTGATTGGATCAAATACAAAAATAACCTGGAACTTCAGCAGAAGACAACCCCACCCAACTCagttaaatattataaaataatagaaaactaTATATTTCATTGCAACCTTTTCTCCTATGATTGCTAAGTTCTATAAACACTAGGTTATAAATTTCAGTTTCTAATAAtacaattcaattgtactatctTCTTTCTCATTTCAAGATAAAGGGTAAGAGACTGATTATTTGGACTTCTATACTAGGCAACTCCCAAGACGagaatttcttcatttttggcagGAGTTCCAAGAAGGATACAGTACAAGAATCAGAATCCTAAACGCATATCACATGGAGAAACATTTTTGAAGTTTTACCATTAACGTCTATAACAAGAGGAGAGGAACCTAtcccaaaagaagaagaaaaacaagagaGGTGGAGAAAGACTCGTAATAACGTGGAGGAAAGGTTTGGCTATGATATAGTGCAAGAAGAGTTGCTTCATATCTGTGCTTCCCCTAAGTTCCATTATAGTGAAAGACTATCTCAAATCCGATTTTTCCTAGTGGCATCCCCCAGGAAGGATGCCTCTTAGCTAAACTAAACTAAACTTGCTAGGCTAAGCATTTCCAAGACTCTCATCTTATTCAAgagattcaaaatataatatatttgtcCATTAATAATCTAAGATACCAAGACATCTTGTAATTTGTATGGTCTTAGTGTGGGTCGAGAggttaaaaataagaaaaatcttAAGTGATTTCAAATAGGCATTAACCCAAAATTTCATAGACTTACAAGTAAGGCTTAAACTTATACATTTTAAAGGTCCTCCAT containing:
- the LOC104112867 gene encoding dolichyl-diphosphooligosaccharide--protein glycosyltransferase subunit 4A isoform X1 is translated as MQYDMSRLCCCLMMDDQDLGFFANFLGIFIFVLVIAYHYVMADPKYEGN
- the LOC104112867 gene encoding dolichyl-diphosphooligosaccharide--protein glycosyltransferase subunit 4A isoform X2; amino-acid sequence: MMDDQDLGFFANFLGIFIFVLVIAYHYVMADPKYEGN